Proteins found in one Bremerella volcania genomic segment:
- a CDS encoding cupin domain-containing protein — MMHPATIRPANEGTRVAVVGDLYRYLATGNETGGAYAMIDALIPPGGGPPPHVHSREEESFFVLEGEITFRLDGEVVVAGPNTFLNMPIGSLHSFRNESGQPARMLITLAPAGLEKMFLEVGKVLTTEEEPPQPPTEEEIHKLLEVAPKYGVEIRLPH; from the coding sequence ATGATGCACCCCGCTACGATTCGCCCCGCCAATGAAGGCACCCGAGTTGCCGTTGTTGGCGATCTGTACCGCTACCTGGCCACTGGCAACGAAACGGGCGGCGCGTATGCGATGATCGACGCGTTGATTCCGCCGGGCGGTGGACCGCCGCCCCATGTTCACAGCCGCGAAGAAGAGTCTTTCTTCGTGCTGGAAGGGGAGATCACGTTTCGGCTCGACGGTGAAGTGGTCGTCGCCGGACCGAACACCTTTTTGAACATGCCGATCGGCAGCCTGCATAGTTTTAGGAACGAAAGCGGACAGCCAGCTCGCATGCTGATCACCCTCGCCCCGGCTGGCCTAGAGAAGATGTTCTTGGAAGTAGGTAAGGTGTTGACCACCGAAGAGGAACCACCGCAACCGCCAACCGAGGAAGAAATTCACAAGCTTTTGGAAGTGGCGCCGAAGTATGGGGTGGAGATTCGTCTGCCGCATTAG
- a CDS encoding CASTOR/POLLUX-related putative ion channel codes for MKPVTLRQRLRYQFDTFISKGGGSIFVSLVVVFLVLFAVLAGLRGLSMLIEPAGVSHETHNSFLGQVYIIFLELTDPGNMNQDKFSSPLIKISGILAGLAGVIILSMLIAFITTALDQKLAELRKGFSRVIEDDHTLILGWNHRVPEILRELVIANESERDACVVILADVPKEEMDDFLSVNVTDRRTTRIVTRSGKPSAKLNLEMVSLSTSKSVVVLASCPEAATDAEKAASDIRTIKTILGVMASRDENEHEELNIVAELFFERSRNIAEDISPEVTAIDGQEILAKLLVQTSRSLGLSVVYAEMLSFDGCELYFHRAPWNGITFGQVLYHFPDGVPIGLRHADGTVVINPEADLVLEEEDDILILAEDDSTIEFVKDAVAKPNGLTLADGKKSEQTVERELLIGWNEKLPLIVREYADYVQPGSQIDIMLREPTDAIRQKVDQLDQELDNMSVRLIEGNPTDIPSLTALEPFRYDNIIILSSGDVEADSETSDSETIVILILLRKIFSEAGDGVDTTKTKIITEVMDSDNQELVARAGVHDFIISNRFVSTILAQISEEASIKAVYDDLFSEDGSEIYLKPARLYFESFPVEVTFADMMDVAQQRQEVCIGVKVQALENNMNQNFGVKLIPEKNTKWTLNAEDRLVVVSEDET; via the coding sequence GTGAAACCAGTCACTTTGCGTCAGCGGCTTCGTTACCAGTTCGACACGTTCATCTCCAAGGGAGGTGGTTCGATCTTCGTGAGCCTGGTGGTGGTGTTCCTGGTGTTGTTCGCCGTCCTGGCCGGGCTGCGCGGCCTGAGCATGTTGATCGAGCCGGCCGGCGTTTCGCACGAAACCCACAATTCGTTTCTCGGCCAGGTCTATATCATTTTTCTGGAGCTGACCGACCCGGGGAACATGAACCAGGACAAGTTCTCGTCGCCGCTGATCAAGATCTCAGGCATCTTGGCCGGGCTGGCCGGCGTGATCATTCTGTCGATGCTGATCGCGTTCATCACGACGGCACTCGATCAGAAACTCGCCGAGCTTCGCAAAGGCTTTTCCCGCGTCATCGAAGATGACCACACGCTGATCCTGGGTTGGAATCATCGTGTGCCGGAGATCCTCCGCGAACTGGTGATTGCCAATGAAAGCGAACGCGATGCCTGCGTCGTGATTCTGGCCGACGTCCCGAAAGAAGAGATGGACGACTTCCTCAGCGTTAACGTCACCGACCGCCGCACGACCCGCATCGTCACCCGTAGCGGCAAGCCGTCGGCGAAGCTGAACCTGGAAATGGTTTCGCTGTCGACCAGTAAGAGTGTCGTCGTGCTGGCCTCGTGTCCGGAAGCAGCCACCGACGCGGAGAAAGCGGCCAGCGATATTCGCACCATCAAAACGATTCTCGGCGTGATGGCCTCGCGCGATGAGAACGAACATGAAGAGCTGAACATCGTGGCCGAACTGTTCTTCGAGCGGAGCCGCAACATTGCCGAAGACATTTCGCCGGAGGTCACGGCGATCGACGGGCAAGAGATTCTGGCGAAGTTGCTGGTCCAGACGAGCCGTTCGTTGGGCTTGAGCGTGGTGTACGCCGAGATGCTTTCGTTCGACGGCTGCGAGCTGTATTTCCATCGCGCTCCGTGGAACGGCATTACCTTTGGCCAGGTGCTGTATCACTTCCCCGATGGCGTTCCGATTGGCCTGCGGCATGCCGACGGGACGGTCGTGATCAACCCCGAGGCCGACCTGGTGCTTGAGGAAGAGGACGACATTTTGATTCTGGCGGAAGACGATTCGACGATCGAGTTCGTCAAAGACGCCGTCGCGAAGCCCAATGGATTGACGCTGGCCGACGGTAAGAAGAGCGAGCAGACGGTCGAACGCGAACTGCTGATCGGCTGGAACGAGAAGCTGCCGCTGATTGTCCGCGAGTACGCCGACTACGTTCAGCCAGGCTCACAGATCGATATCATGCTTCGCGAACCGACCGATGCGATTCGTCAAAAGGTCGACCAGTTGGACCAAGAACTCGATAACATGAGCGTCCGCCTGATCGAGGGAAACCCGACCGATATCCCCTCGCTGACCGCGCTCGAGCCGTTTCGTTACGACAACATCATCATCCTCAGTTCCGGCGACGTCGAAGCCGATTCCGAGACGTCTGACTCCGAGACGATCGTCATCCTGATTCTGCTGCGGAAGATCTTCTCGGAAGCTGGGGATGGCGTCGATACGACCAAGACGAAGATCATTACCGAGGTGATGGACTCCGACAATCAGGAACTGGTTGCCAGGGCAGGGGTGCACGACTTCATCATCTCGAACCGCTTCGTCAGCACGATCCTGGCCCAGATCAGCGAAGAGGCCAGCATCAAGGCCGTCTACGACGACTTGTTCTCGGAAGATGGTTCCGAGATTTACCTGAAGCCGGCCCGGCTCTACTTCGAGTCGTTCCCGGTGGAGGTCACCTTCGCCGACATGATGGACGTCGCCCAGCAGCGCCAGGAGGTATGCATCGGTGTCAAAGTCCAGGCCTTGGAAAACAACATGAACCAGAACTTCGGCGTGAAGCTGATCCCCGAGAAGAACACCAAGTGGACCCTCAATGCGGAAGACCGTTTGGTGGTGGTTTCGGAGGATGAGACTTAG
- a CDS encoding EF-hand domain-containing protein → MMNQRSVVTCLTIVCLALFVSFAVARGPKNQGAQQRGAGGANNANPQAAGAANGNAQRGNGMDQNRMQQQNMPTIEQLAQALLAQYDADGSNALDQAELQTALAGLRQMMMQNQAAAGGQQQMGAMMPQNQNGMPPAGRGPGRPGGGQGGQAGRGGR, encoded by the coding sequence ATGATGAACCAACGAAGCGTTGTTACCTGCTTGACGATTGTTTGCCTGGCTCTTTTCGTGTCGTTCGCGGTTGCTCGCGGGCCGAAGAATCAGGGGGCCCAGCAGCGTGGGGCTGGCGGGGCGAACAACGCCAATCCGCAGGCCGCCGGTGCCGCGAACGGGAACGCCCAGCGTGGCAACGGGATGGACCAGAATAGGATGCAGCAGCAGAACATGCCCACCATCGAGCAGCTGGCCCAGGCACTGCTCGCCCAGTACGACGCCGACGGCAGTAACGCCCTGGATCAAGCAGAACTACAAACGGCTTTGGCGGGTCTGCGACAGATGATGATGCAGAACCAGGCAGCTGCCGGCGGGCAGCAGCAGATGGGGGCGATGATGCCGCAAAATCAGAACGGCATGCCCCCAGCGGGACGCGGACCAGGACGCCCCGGCGGCGGTCAAGGAGGCCAAGCCGGGCGCGGTGGTCGCTAA
- a CDS encoding transthyretin-like family protein, which produces MRLSVQTASCFALLTVLIGFAGCSGDSMAPVTGVVTFDGKPVSGLEVNFEPTGDTKDRTTATGYTQQDGSYALVYPGYKTGAPLGDYIVRISGGESLDDGTTMRVPPKYNKDSDLKATVTSGENKFDFELTSK; this is translated from the coding sequence ATGCGTCTGTCGGTTCAGACTGCTTCCTGCTTCGCACTGCTTACTGTTTTGATCGGTTTTGCCGGCTGCTCTGGCGACTCGATGGCTCCCGTTACCGGGGTGGTCACGTTCGATGGCAAGCCGGTCTCCGGTCTCGAAGTCAACTTCGAGCCGACTGGAGACACCAAAGATCGAACGACCGCGACCGGCTACACCCAGCAAGACGGCAGTTACGCTTTGGTTTACCCCGGGTATAAGACCGGGGCTCCCCTGGGTGACTATATCGTTCGCATCTCGGGAGGCGAGTCGCTCGATGACGGAACGACGATGCGGGTTCCTCCCAAGTACAACAAAGATTCCGACCTGAAAGCGACCGTCACTTCCGGCGAGAACAAGTTTGATTTCGAGCTGACGAGCAAATAG